One Tenrec ecaudatus isolate mTenEca1 chromosome 12, mTenEca1.hap1, whole genome shotgun sequence DNA segment encodes these proteins:
- the ATXN2L gene encoding ataxin-2-like protein isoform X15, whose amino-acid sequence MLKPQPPQQPSQPQQPPPTQQAVARRPPGGTSPPNGGLPGPLAAASTSPGPPAAVSPCLGPAAAAGSGLRRGAEGILAPPPPQHPDRPGAVAIGSSRGQSTGKGPPQSPVFEGVYNNSRMLHFLTAVVGSTCDVKVKNGTTYEGIFKTLSSKFELAVDAVHRKAAEPTGGPRREDIVDTMVFKPSDVMLVHFRNVDFNYATKDKFTDSAIAMNSKVNGEHKEKVLQRWEGGDSNSDDYDLESDMSNGWDPNEMFKFNEENYGIKTTYDSSLSSYTVPLEKDNSEEFRQRELRAAQLAREIESSPQYRLRIAMENDDGRTEEEKHSAVQRQSPGRESPSLASREGKYIPLPQRVREGPRGGVRCSSSRGGRPGLSSLPPRGPQHLDSSSPGPGVEARGINGGPSRMSPKAQRPLRGAKTLSSPSSRPPGEASVPPPSAALPFLPVGRMYPPRSPKSATPAPVSASCPEPPIGSAVPTSSAPAPVTSSVVDPGVGSISPASPKITLAPADVKELPTKEPGRNLEPQELARISGKVPGLQNEQKRFQLEELRKFGAQFKLQPSSSPETSLDPFPARIMKDEAKGKEKEIDGLLASEPMGSPVPSKTDSVSDKEEKPPLPPAGGPEGPEQPLPSCSSQTGSPPVGLIQGDDKDEGPVAEQVKKSTLNPNAKEFNPAKPLLSVNKSTSTPTSPGPRTHSTPSIPVLTTGQSGLYSPQYISYIPQIHMGPAVQAPQMYPYPVSNSVPGQQGKYRGAKGSLPPQRSDQHQPASAPPMMQAAAAAGPPLVAATPYSSYIPYNPQQFPGQPAMMQPMAHYPSQPVFAPMLQSNPRMLTSGSHPQAIVSSSTPQYPSAEQPTPQALYATVHQSYPHHATQLHAHQPQPATTPTGSQPQSQHAAPSPVQHQAGQAPHLGSGQPQQNLYHPGALTGTPPSLPPGPSAQSPQSSFPQPAAVYAIHAHQQLPHGFTNMAHVTQAHVQTGITAAPPPHPGAPHPPQVMLLHPPQSHGGPPQGAVPQSGVPTLSASTPSPYPYIGHPQALSDPDCLLT is encoded by the exons ATGTTGAAGCCTCAGCCGCCACAACAGCCCTCCCAGCCCCAGCAGCCACCCCCCACGCAACAGGCCGTGGCCCGCCGGCCTCCCGGGGGCACTAGCCCTCCCAACGGCGGCCTCCCGGGGCCACTGGCCGCCGCCTCGACTTCCCCGGGGCCTCCCGCGGCCGTCTCCCCTTGCCTGGGGCCTGCAGCCGCTGCAGGGAGCGGGCTCCGCCGGGGAGCCGAGGGCATCTTGGCGCCACCGCCGCCTCAGCATCCGGATAGGCCGGGAGCGGTTGCCATCGGCAGCTCCAG GGGACAGAGCACAGGAAAGGGACCTCCACAGTCACCG GTTTTTGAAGGCGTCTACAACAACTCCAGAATGCTGCATTTCCTCACAGCAGTTGTG GGCTCTACTTGTGATGTCAAGGTGAAAAACGGCACCACCTATGAAGGCATCTTCAAGACGCTGAGCTCCAAG TTTGAACTAGCAGTAGACGCCGTGCACCGGAAAGCAGCTGAGCCCACGGGCGGCCCTCGTCGGGAAGACATTGTGGACACCATGGTGTTCAAGCCAAGTGACGTCATGCTGGTCCATTTTCGAAATGTTGACTTCAATTATGCTACTAAAG ACAAATTCACTGACTCTGCCATCGCCATGAACTCCAAGGTGAACGGAGAGCACAAAGAGAAGGTGCTGCAGCGCTGGGAGGGGGGCGACAGCAACAGCGATGACTACGACCTGGAGTCTGACATG TCCAATGGATGGGACCCCAATGAGATGTTCAAGTTCAATGAAGAAAACTATGGTATAAAGACCACCTATGATAGCAGCCTCTCCTCCTACAC GGTGCCCTTAGAGAAGGACAACTCAGAAGAGTTTCGCCAGCGGGAACTACGAGCCGCCCAGCTAGCCCGAGAGATTGAATCGAGCCCCCAGTACCGCCTGCGGATCGCCATGGAGAACGATGACGGGCGCACTGAGGAGGAGAAGCACAGTGCGGTCCAGCGGCAGAGCCCGGGCCGGGAGAGCCCCAGCCTGGCATCTAG GGAAGGCAAATATATCCCTCTGCCCCAGCGAGTCCGGGAAGGTCCCCGGGGAGGTGTTCGATGTAGCAGTTCCCGGGGTGGCCGGCCTGGCCTTAGCTCGTTGCCGCCTCGTGGTCCTCAGCATCTGGACAGCAGCAGCCCTGGGCCAGGCGTGGAGGCGAGGGGGATCAATGGAG gcccTTCCCGAATGTCCCCAAAGGCACAACGGCCTCTGAGAGGGGCCAAGACTCTGTCTTCACCCAGCAGTCGGCCTCCTGGAGAAGCTTCGGTTCCGCCGCCTTCTGCAG CTCTCCCTTTTCTTCCAGTGGGCCGGATGTACCCCCCTCGCTCTCCCAAGTCTGCCACCCCTGCTCCAGTCTCAGCTTCCTGTCCTGAGCCTCCCATTGGCTCGGCAGTGCCAACTTCTTCAGCTCCCGCCCCCGTGACATCATCGGTGGTGGATCCTGGAGTGGGCTCCATTTCCCCCGCTTCTCCAAAGATCACTCTGGCCCCAGCAGATG TGAAAGAACTCCCGACCAAGGAGCCTGGGAGAAATCTTGAGCCCCAGGAGCTGGCCCGGATATCTGGGAAAG TCCCTGGCCTGCAGAATGAACAAAAGCGATTTCAACTGGAGGAACTGAGGAAGTTTGGGGCCCAGTTCAAG CTGCAGCCCAGTAGCTCCCCTGAGACAAGTCTGGATCCCTTTCCTGCCCGGATCATGAAAGACGAGgccaaggggaaggagaaggagattGACGGCCTCTTGGCTTCAGAACCCATGGGGTCCCCAGTCCCCTCCAAGACAGACTCAGTGTCGGATAAAGAGGAGAAACCACCCCTGCCTCCTGCAGGAGGCCCCGAGGGACCAGAGCAGCCCCTCCCATCTTGTTCGAGCCAGACAGGCAGCCCCCCAGTGGGCCTCATCCAGGGTGACGACAAGGACGAGGGCCCTGTTGCTGA ACAAGTAAAGAAGTCGACGCTGAACcctaatgccaaggagttcaaccCGGCAAaacctctgctctctgtg AATAAATCCACCAGTACCCCAACCTCCCCGGGGCCCCGAACCCATTCAACTCCTTCCATCCCGGTGCTGACCACAGGCCAGAGTGGCTTATATAGCCCCCAGTACATCTCCTACATACCTCAGATCCACATGGGGCCAGCCGTGCAG GCACCTCAGATGTACCCGTATCCTGTGTCCAACTCTGTGCCTGGGCAGCAGGGCAAGTACCGGGGTGCCAAAG GTTCCCTGCCACCCCAGCGCTCGGACCAGCATCAGCCCGCCTCAGCCCCACCGATGATGCAGGCCGCAGCTGCTGCCGGCCCACCTCTGGTGGCTGCCACACCCTACTCTTCGTATATCCCCTACAACCCACAGCAGTTCCCAGGCCAGCCGGCCATGATGCAACCCATGGCTCATTACCCCTCCCAG CCGGTGTTTGCCCccatgcttcaaagcaacccacgCATGCTGACGTCCGGGAGCCATCCCCAGGCCATCGTGTCGTCATCCACCCCACAGTACCCTTCTGCGGAGCAGCCCACCCCCCAAGCCCTTTACG ccactgtccacCAGTCCTACCCACACCATGCCACGCAGCTCCACGCCCACCAGCCGCAGCCGGCCACCACGCCTACGGGGAGCCAGCCACAGTCCCAGCACGCGGCCCCAAGTCCCGTCCAG CACCAGGCGGGACAGGCTCCACACCTGGGCAGTGGACAGCCACAGCAGAATCTGTACCACCCAGGTGCCCTGACAGGCACGCCTCCTTCTCTGCCACCGGGACCTTCCGCCCAGTCCCCTCAGAGCAGCTTCCCCCAGCCAGCCGCTGTGTATGCCATCCATGCCCACCAGCAGCTGCCCCACGGCTTCACCAACATGGCCCATGTCACCCAG GCCCATGTCCAAACTGGAATCACAGCAGCTCCGCCCCCtcaccctggggctccccacccgCCCCAGGTGATGCTGCTGCACCCACCCCAGAGCCATGGGGGGCCCCCCCAAGGCGCGGTGCCCCAGAGTGGGGTGCCTACACTCTCAGCTTCcacaccctcaccctacccctacATCGGACATCCCCAAG CTCTCAGTGACCCCGACTGCCTCCTGACTTAG
- the ATXN2L gene encoding ataxin-2-like protein isoform X17, with protein MLKPQPPQQPSQPQQPPPTQQAVARRPPGGTSPPNGGLPGPLAAASTSPGPPAAVSPCLGPAAAAGSGLRRGAEGILAPPPPQHPDRPGAVAIGSSRGQSTGKGPPQSPVFEGVYNNSRMLHFLTAVVGSTCDVKVKNGTTYEGIFKTLSSKFELAVDAVHRKAAEPTGGPRREDIVDTMVFKPSDVMLVHFRNVDFNYATKDKFTDSAIAMNSKVNGEHKEKVLQRWEGGDSNSDDYDLESDMSNGWDPNEMFKFNEENYGIKTTYDSSLSSYTVPLEKDNSEEFRQRELRAAQLAREIESSPQYRLRIAMENDDGRTEEEKHSAVQRQSPGRESPSLASREGKYIPLPQRVREGPRGGVRCSSSRGGRPGLSSLPPRGPQHLDSSSPGPGVEARGINGGPSRMSPKAQRPLRGAKTLSSPSSRPPGEASVPPPSAVGRMYPPRSPKSATPAPVSASCPEPPIGSAVPTSSAPAPVTSSVVDPGVGSISPASPKITLAPADVKELPTKEPGRNLEPQELARISGKVPGLQNEQKRFQLEELRKFGAQFKLQPSSSPETSLDPFPARIMKDEAKGKEKEIDGLLASEPMGSPVPSKTDSVSDKEEKPPLPPAGGPEGPEQPLPSCSSQTGSPPVGLIQGDDKDEGPVAEQVKKSTLNPNAKEFNPAKPLLSVNKSTSTPTSPGPRTHSTPSIPVLTTGQSGLYSPQYISYIPQIHMGPAVQAPQMYPYPVSNSVPGQQGKYRGAKGSLPPQRSDQHQPASAPPMMQAAAAAGPPLVAATPYSSYIPYNPQQFPGQPAMMQPMAHYPSQPVFAPMLQSNPRMLTSGSHPQAIVSSSTPQYPSAEQPTPQALYATVHQSYPHHATQLHAHQPQPATTPTGSQPQSQHAAPSPVQHQAGQAPHLGSGQPQQNLYHPGALTGTPPSLPPGPSAQSPQSSFPQPAAVYAIHAHQQLPHGFTNMAHVTQAHVQTGITAAPPPHPGAPHPPQVMLLHPPQSHGGPPQGAVPQSGVPTLSASTPSPYPYIGHPQALSDPDCLLT; from the exons ATGTTGAAGCCTCAGCCGCCACAACAGCCCTCCCAGCCCCAGCAGCCACCCCCCACGCAACAGGCCGTGGCCCGCCGGCCTCCCGGGGGCACTAGCCCTCCCAACGGCGGCCTCCCGGGGCCACTGGCCGCCGCCTCGACTTCCCCGGGGCCTCCCGCGGCCGTCTCCCCTTGCCTGGGGCCTGCAGCCGCTGCAGGGAGCGGGCTCCGCCGGGGAGCCGAGGGCATCTTGGCGCCACCGCCGCCTCAGCATCCGGATAGGCCGGGAGCGGTTGCCATCGGCAGCTCCAG GGGACAGAGCACAGGAAAGGGACCTCCACAGTCACCG GTTTTTGAAGGCGTCTACAACAACTCCAGAATGCTGCATTTCCTCACAGCAGTTGTG GGCTCTACTTGTGATGTCAAGGTGAAAAACGGCACCACCTATGAAGGCATCTTCAAGACGCTGAGCTCCAAG TTTGAACTAGCAGTAGACGCCGTGCACCGGAAAGCAGCTGAGCCCACGGGCGGCCCTCGTCGGGAAGACATTGTGGACACCATGGTGTTCAAGCCAAGTGACGTCATGCTGGTCCATTTTCGAAATGTTGACTTCAATTATGCTACTAAAG ACAAATTCACTGACTCTGCCATCGCCATGAACTCCAAGGTGAACGGAGAGCACAAAGAGAAGGTGCTGCAGCGCTGGGAGGGGGGCGACAGCAACAGCGATGACTACGACCTGGAGTCTGACATG TCCAATGGATGGGACCCCAATGAGATGTTCAAGTTCAATGAAGAAAACTATGGTATAAAGACCACCTATGATAGCAGCCTCTCCTCCTACAC GGTGCCCTTAGAGAAGGACAACTCAGAAGAGTTTCGCCAGCGGGAACTACGAGCCGCCCAGCTAGCCCGAGAGATTGAATCGAGCCCCCAGTACCGCCTGCGGATCGCCATGGAGAACGATGACGGGCGCACTGAGGAGGAGAAGCACAGTGCGGTCCAGCGGCAGAGCCCGGGCCGGGAGAGCCCCAGCCTGGCATCTAG GGAAGGCAAATATATCCCTCTGCCCCAGCGAGTCCGGGAAGGTCCCCGGGGAGGTGTTCGATGTAGCAGTTCCCGGGGTGGCCGGCCTGGCCTTAGCTCGTTGCCGCCTCGTGGTCCTCAGCATCTGGACAGCAGCAGCCCTGGGCCAGGCGTGGAGGCGAGGGGGATCAATGGAG gcccTTCCCGAATGTCCCCAAAGGCACAACGGCCTCTGAGAGGGGCCAAGACTCTGTCTTCACCCAGCAGTCGGCCTCCTGGAGAAGCTTCGGTTCCGCCGCCTTCTGCAG TGGGCCGGATGTACCCCCCTCGCTCTCCCAAGTCTGCCACCCCTGCTCCAGTCTCAGCTTCCTGTCCTGAGCCTCCCATTGGCTCGGCAGTGCCAACTTCTTCAGCTCCCGCCCCCGTGACATCATCGGTGGTGGATCCTGGAGTGGGCTCCATTTCCCCCGCTTCTCCAAAGATCACTCTGGCCCCAGCAGATG TGAAAGAACTCCCGACCAAGGAGCCTGGGAGAAATCTTGAGCCCCAGGAGCTGGCCCGGATATCTGGGAAAG TCCCTGGCCTGCAGAATGAACAAAAGCGATTTCAACTGGAGGAACTGAGGAAGTTTGGGGCCCAGTTCAAG CTGCAGCCCAGTAGCTCCCCTGAGACAAGTCTGGATCCCTTTCCTGCCCGGATCATGAAAGACGAGgccaaggggaaggagaaggagattGACGGCCTCTTGGCTTCAGAACCCATGGGGTCCCCAGTCCCCTCCAAGACAGACTCAGTGTCGGATAAAGAGGAGAAACCACCCCTGCCTCCTGCAGGAGGCCCCGAGGGACCAGAGCAGCCCCTCCCATCTTGTTCGAGCCAGACAGGCAGCCCCCCAGTGGGCCTCATCCAGGGTGACGACAAGGACGAGGGCCCTGTTGCTGA ACAAGTAAAGAAGTCGACGCTGAACcctaatgccaaggagttcaaccCGGCAAaacctctgctctctgtg AATAAATCCACCAGTACCCCAACCTCCCCGGGGCCCCGAACCCATTCAACTCCTTCCATCCCGGTGCTGACCACAGGCCAGAGTGGCTTATATAGCCCCCAGTACATCTCCTACATACCTCAGATCCACATGGGGCCAGCCGTGCAG GCACCTCAGATGTACCCGTATCCTGTGTCCAACTCTGTGCCTGGGCAGCAGGGCAAGTACCGGGGTGCCAAAG GTTCCCTGCCACCCCAGCGCTCGGACCAGCATCAGCCCGCCTCAGCCCCACCGATGATGCAGGCCGCAGCTGCTGCCGGCCCACCTCTGGTGGCTGCCACACCCTACTCTTCGTATATCCCCTACAACCCACAGCAGTTCCCAGGCCAGCCGGCCATGATGCAACCCATGGCTCATTACCCCTCCCAG CCGGTGTTTGCCCccatgcttcaaagcaacccacgCATGCTGACGTCCGGGAGCCATCCCCAGGCCATCGTGTCGTCATCCACCCCACAGTACCCTTCTGCGGAGCAGCCCACCCCCCAAGCCCTTTACG ccactgtccacCAGTCCTACCCACACCATGCCACGCAGCTCCACGCCCACCAGCCGCAGCCGGCCACCACGCCTACGGGGAGCCAGCCACAGTCCCAGCACGCGGCCCCAAGTCCCGTCCAG CACCAGGCGGGACAGGCTCCACACCTGGGCAGTGGACAGCCACAGCAGAATCTGTACCACCCAGGTGCCCTGACAGGCACGCCTCCTTCTCTGCCACCGGGACCTTCCGCCCAGTCCCCTCAGAGCAGCTTCCCCCAGCCAGCCGCTGTGTATGCCATCCATGCCCACCAGCAGCTGCCCCACGGCTTCACCAACATGGCCCATGTCACCCAG GCCCATGTCCAAACTGGAATCACAGCAGCTCCGCCCCCtcaccctggggctccccacccgCCCCAGGTGATGCTGCTGCACCCACCCCAGAGCCATGGGGGGCCCCCCCAAGGCGCGGTGCCCCAGAGTGGGGTGCCTACACTCTCAGCTTCcacaccctcaccctacccctacATCGGACATCCCCAAG CTCTCAGTGACCCCGACTGCCTCCTGACTTAG
- the ATXN2L gene encoding ataxin-2-like protein isoform X6 — translation MLKPQPPQQPSQPQQPPPTQQAVARRPPGGTSPPNGGLPGPLAAASTSPGPPAAVSPCLGPAAAAGSGLRRGAEGILAPPPPQHPDRPGAVAIGSSRGQSTGKGPPQSPVFEGVYNNSRMLHFLTAVVGSTCDVKVKNGTTYEGIFKTLSSKFELAVDAVHRKAAEPTGGPRREDIVDTMVFKPSDVMLVHFRNVDFNYATKDKFTDSAIAMNSKVNGEHKEKVLQRWEGGDSNSDDYDLESDMSNGWDPNEMFKFNEENYGIKTTYDSSLSSYTVPLEKDNSEEFRQRELRAAQLAREIESSPQYRLRIAMENDDGRTEEEKHSAVQRQSPGRESPSLASREGKYIPLPQRVREGPRGGVRCSSSRGGRPGLSSLPPRGPQHLDSSSPGPGVEARGINGGPSRMSPKAQRPLRGAKTLSSPSSRPPGEASVPPPSAALPFLPVGRMYPPRSPKSATPAPVSASCPEPPIGSAVPTSSAPAPVTSSVVDPGVGSISPASPKITLAPADVKELPTKEPGRNLEPQELARISGKVPGLQNEQKRFQLEELRKFGAQFKLQPSSSPETSLDPFPARIMKDEAKGKEKEIDGLLASEPMGSPVPSKTDSVSDKEEKPPLPPAGGPEGPEQPLPSCSSQTGSPPVGLIQGDDKDEGPVAEQVKKSTLNPNAKEFNPAKPLLSVNKSTSTPTSPGPRTHSTPSIPVLTTGQSGLYSPQYISYIPQIHMGPAVQAAWPYGTPFLQAPQMYPYPVSNSVPGQQGKYRGAKGSLPPQRSDQHQPASAPPMMQAAAAAGPPLVAATPYSSYIPYNPQQFPGQPAMMQPMAHYPSQPVFAPMLQSNPRMLTSGSHPQAIVSSSTPQYPSAEQPTPQALYATVHQSYPHHATQLHAHQPQPATTPTGSQPQSQHAAPSPVQHQAGQAPHLGSGQPQQNLYHPGALTGTPPSLPPGPSAQSPQSSFPQPAAVYAIHAHQQLPHGFTNMAHVTQAHVQTGITAAPPPHPGAPHPPQVMLLHPPQSHGGPPQGAVPQSGVPTLSASTPSPYPYIGHPQGEQPGQAPGFPGGADDRIREFSLAGGIWHGRAEGLQVGQDARVLGGE, via the exons ATGTTGAAGCCTCAGCCGCCACAACAGCCCTCCCAGCCCCAGCAGCCACCCCCCACGCAACAGGCCGTGGCCCGCCGGCCTCCCGGGGGCACTAGCCCTCCCAACGGCGGCCTCCCGGGGCCACTGGCCGCCGCCTCGACTTCCCCGGGGCCTCCCGCGGCCGTCTCCCCTTGCCTGGGGCCTGCAGCCGCTGCAGGGAGCGGGCTCCGCCGGGGAGCCGAGGGCATCTTGGCGCCACCGCCGCCTCAGCATCCGGATAGGCCGGGAGCGGTTGCCATCGGCAGCTCCAG GGGACAGAGCACAGGAAAGGGACCTCCACAGTCACCG GTTTTTGAAGGCGTCTACAACAACTCCAGAATGCTGCATTTCCTCACAGCAGTTGTG GGCTCTACTTGTGATGTCAAGGTGAAAAACGGCACCACCTATGAAGGCATCTTCAAGACGCTGAGCTCCAAG TTTGAACTAGCAGTAGACGCCGTGCACCGGAAAGCAGCTGAGCCCACGGGCGGCCCTCGTCGGGAAGACATTGTGGACACCATGGTGTTCAAGCCAAGTGACGTCATGCTGGTCCATTTTCGAAATGTTGACTTCAATTATGCTACTAAAG ACAAATTCACTGACTCTGCCATCGCCATGAACTCCAAGGTGAACGGAGAGCACAAAGAGAAGGTGCTGCAGCGCTGGGAGGGGGGCGACAGCAACAGCGATGACTACGACCTGGAGTCTGACATG TCCAATGGATGGGACCCCAATGAGATGTTCAAGTTCAATGAAGAAAACTATGGTATAAAGACCACCTATGATAGCAGCCTCTCCTCCTACAC GGTGCCCTTAGAGAAGGACAACTCAGAAGAGTTTCGCCAGCGGGAACTACGAGCCGCCCAGCTAGCCCGAGAGATTGAATCGAGCCCCCAGTACCGCCTGCGGATCGCCATGGAGAACGATGACGGGCGCACTGAGGAGGAGAAGCACAGTGCGGTCCAGCGGCAGAGCCCGGGCCGGGAGAGCCCCAGCCTGGCATCTAG GGAAGGCAAATATATCCCTCTGCCCCAGCGAGTCCGGGAAGGTCCCCGGGGAGGTGTTCGATGTAGCAGTTCCCGGGGTGGCCGGCCTGGCCTTAGCTCGTTGCCGCCTCGTGGTCCTCAGCATCTGGACAGCAGCAGCCCTGGGCCAGGCGTGGAGGCGAGGGGGATCAATGGAG gcccTTCCCGAATGTCCCCAAAGGCACAACGGCCTCTGAGAGGGGCCAAGACTCTGTCTTCACCCAGCAGTCGGCCTCCTGGAGAAGCTTCGGTTCCGCCGCCTTCTGCAG CTCTCCCTTTTCTTCCAGTGGGCCGGATGTACCCCCCTCGCTCTCCCAAGTCTGCCACCCCTGCTCCAGTCTCAGCTTCCTGTCCTGAGCCTCCCATTGGCTCGGCAGTGCCAACTTCTTCAGCTCCCGCCCCCGTGACATCATCGGTGGTGGATCCTGGAGTGGGCTCCATTTCCCCCGCTTCTCCAAAGATCACTCTGGCCCCAGCAGATG TGAAAGAACTCCCGACCAAGGAGCCTGGGAGAAATCTTGAGCCCCAGGAGCTGGCCCGGATATCTGGGAAAG TCCCTGGCCTGCAGAATGAACAAAAGCGATTTCAACTGGAGGAACTGAGGAAGTTTGGGGCCCAGTTCAAG CTGCAGCCCAGTAGCTCCCCTGAGACAAGTCTGGATCCCTTTCCTGCCCGGATCATGAAAGACGAGgccaaggggaaggagaaggagattGACGGCCTCTTGGCTTCAGAACCCATGGGGTCCCCAGTCCCCTCCAAGACAGACTCAGTGTCGGATAAAGAGGAGAAACCACCCCTGCCTCCTGCAGGAGGCCCCGAGGGACCAGAGCAGCCCCTCCCATCTTGTTCGAGCCAGACAGGCAGCCCCCCAGTGGGCCTCATCCAGGGTGACGACAAGGACGAGGGCCCTGTTGCTGA ACAAGTAAAGAAGTCGACGCTGAACcctaatgccaaggagttcaaccCGGCAAaacctctgctctctgtg AATAAATCCACCAGTACCCCAACCTCCCCGGGGCCCCGAACCCATTCAACTCCTTCCATCCCGGTGCTGACCACAGGCCAGAGTGGCTTATATAGCCCCCAGTACATCTCCTACATACCTCAGATCCACATGGGGCCAGCCGTGCAG GCCGCTTGGCCTTATGGGACCCCTTTTCTCCAGGCACCTCAGATGTACCCGTATCCTGTGTCCAACTCTGTGCCTGGGCAGCAGGGCAAGTACCGGGGTGCCAAAG GTTCCCTGCCACCCCAGCGCTCGGACCAGCATCAGCCCGCCTCAGCCCCACCGATGATGCAGGCCGCAGCTGCTGCCGGCCCACCTCTGGTGGCTGCCACACCCTACTCTTCGTATATCCCCTACAACCCACAGCAGTTCCCAGGCCAGCCGGCCATGATGCAACCCATGGCTCATTACCCCTCCCAG CCGGTGTTTGCCCccatgcttcaaagcaacccacgCATGCTGACGTCCGGGAGCCATCCCCAGGCCATCGTGTCGTCATCCACCCCACAGTACCCTTCTGCGGAGCAGCCCACCCCCCAAGCCCTTTACG ccactgtccacCAGTCCTACCCACACCATGCCACGCAGCTCCACGCCCACCAGCCGCAGCCGGCCACCACGCCTACGGGGAGCCAGCCACAGTCCCAGCACGCGGCCCCAAGTCCCGTCCAG CACCAGGCGGGACAGGCTCCACACCTGGGCAGTGGACAGCCACAGCAGAATCTGTACCACCCAGGTGCCCTGACAGGCACGCCTCCTTCTCTGCCACCGGGACCTTCCGCCCAGTCCCCTCAGAGCAGCTTCCCCCAGCCAGCCGCTGTGTATGCCATCCATGCCCACCAGCAGCTGCCCCACGGCTTCACCAACATGGCCCATGTCACCCAG GCCCATGTCCAAACTGGAATCACAGCAGCTCCGCCCCCtcaccctggggctccccacccgCCCCAGGTGATGCTGCTGCACCCACCCCAGAGCCATGGGGGGCCCCCCCAAGGCGCGGTGCCCCAGAGTGGGGTGCCTACACTCTCAGCTTCcacaccctcaccctacccctacATCGGACATCCCCAAGGTGAGCAGCCTGGCCAGGCGCCTGGATTTCCAGGAGGAGCCGATGACAGGATTCGTGAGTTCTCGTTAGCTGGGGGCATTTGGCATGGAAGAGCTGAGGGGCTGCAGGTGGGGCAGGATGCACGGGTTCTGGGCGGGGAGTGA